The region TTCTTTGTTTTGGACAGAAAATTTAGAGAATACTAAAATAGGTTTGGTGCGCTTTTTATCTTATTTAGCATTACCGATAGCGTTCTTGCTAAATTCTAATAAGCCATTTAACCAAGAAAAGATAATTGGAATTTTTTCTAAATTGTTAGTTTTCTATAGTGTTTACTGTTTGTTCATTGCTGCCATAAAATGTATTCAAAATGACGATATCAGTTATTTGTTTTATCACAAGTTAAGTAACAATTTAGGAGATTTAAATGCAATTTATTTATCTGTATTTGTAAGTTTAGGAATTAATTTTTTTCTTAGAAAAAAAGAAAAATCAAAAGTTGAAATTTCTTATTTGGTTTTTTTAGGTCTCTTTTTAATATTACTTTCTTCTAAATTAATTATTTCAATAACGTTTATAGTTACGCTCTTATATTTTTTTAAAAGAAAAAAGTATAAGAAAGTAAAATGGAAAGATATTTTTTTTATTTCAGGAATTATAATTCTTTTTTTATTTGCCTCCAGTAATCTCTCAAAACGCATAAAAGTAGAGTTTGAAAAAACAAAAATAAATGAGGTCATAGATACAAAAGATTTTGGACACGTTTATTTATGGACTGGTGCTGCTTTGCGCCTATTTCAAACAAAAGCATTTATAGAAATTTTAAAGGAGCAGAAAAAAATATTTTTTGGGTTTGGATTAAATAATTCTCAAAAGTCATTAAACGACAAATATAAAGAGTATAATTTGTACCCAGGTTTTATGAATTATAACTATCATAATCAATACCTACAAGTTTTTGCAGAGTTAGGTGTTGTCGGTTTTAGTATACTTTTAATGCTATTGTTTTCAGTGCTAAAAGATGCAATTATTCTTAAAAATTATTTTTTATTATCCTTTATAATTTTAATATTAGTAGTGTGTATTACAGAATCATTTTTATGGAGACAAAGAGGAATGGTATTTTTTATCATCATATCATTATTATTTAGTAACAGAAAAAAGTTTAGTTTGTGAGACAAAAAAATTCCATATTCATTAGACCTTTCATAATCTTTATAGATTTATTGCTCATTAATAGTGTTGTTTATATTATTTCAGATCGAGAATATCTTAATTTTTCCTTTCTTTCCTATATTCTAAGCTTTTGGTTGTTTATTTCTTACTATACTAAGTTTTACAATGTGTATCGGTATACACATGTGAGCAGATTAGTTTCACTTTTATTGTCGCAGTTTTTTATTTTTTCACTTGCTTATTTAAGTTACTTTAGTATTTTTAAAGAAGGTAAAATTGTTGATAACCAACTTTTTGTTTTGTTTTTAATATTAGGTTCTGTTACATTTTTCAAATTTTTTATCTTTTATCTTCTTAAAAAATATAGGTCTAAAGGTAATAATTTTAGAAATGTTGTTCTTTTTGGAGAACTTAGTTCAGCAAAAAAATTAGATACTCTTTTTCATAATAAAAATGACCTAGGCTATCGTTTTTATGGCTTCTTTTCAGATAAAATTTATAATTCTAATAATTATTTAGGGTATTCAAAAGATGGGTTTAAATACATCGAGGATCATAAAATTGATGAAATCTATTGTGACCTTTCTCAAGTTAATCCGAATCAATTAATTAAGATTAGAAAATTTGTAGAAGAAAAAAAACTCGAATTAAGATTTTTACCTGAAAACAAAGCAATATATAGTAAAAATTATATTCTAGAATATTTTGGGACAACTCCAATTTTAAAGCCTAAACCTTTACCTTTCGAAAAAATTGAAACGCATATATTAAAAAGGATATTAGATATTTTTTTATCAGTCATAGTTTCTGTTTTTATTTTAACTTGGCTTTTTCCTATACTATTTATAATTATTAAGATAGATTCTAAAGGCCCCTTGTTTTTTAAGCAAAAAAGAGATGGTTTAAATGGTAAACAGTTTTATTGTTATAAGCTGAGGTCAATGAAAGTAAATAAAGAGGCTGATGTTCTTTCAGCATCAAAAAATGATTTGCGAATTACAAGAATAGGTACTTTTTTAAGAAAATCTAGCTTAGATGAGTTACCACAATTTTTTAATGTTTTAATAGGAAATATGAGTGTTGTTGGGCCAAGACCTCATATAAATATCCAGACCAAAAAATATATAAATGAAGTAGAAAATTATTTGGTTAGAAATTCAGTAAAACCAGGTATCACAGGTTTAGCTCAAATTAGTGGTTATAGAGGAGAGGTTATCAAAAAATCTGATATAGAAAACCGAGTAAAATTAGATATTTTTTATATCGAAAACTGGTCTTTCTTTTTAGATATTAAAATAATATCTCAAACTTTTATCAGTCTTTTTAAGCAAGAAGATAAAGCATATTAAATGAAACATAACTTAATTTTAACGGGAGCAATAGTATTATTTAAAGAAAGTTTGCCTGATTTACACAATACAATAGATTGTTTTTTAAATATACCTTTTGAAAAAAAACTATATTTAATTGATAATACACCTACTAAATTTTTTGAGTTTGTTTTTAATGATGACCGAATTGAATACATTGGAAATGAACAGAATATAGGATTTGGACCTGCGCATAATAAAATTATAGCAGAATTAAAAAATAACTCAGGGTTTCATTTGGTGTTAAATCCAGATGTTTCTTTTAAACCCGATGTTATTCCTAATTTAATTCTAGAATTAGAAAAAGATAAAAATATCGCAATGATAGCGCCAAAAGTTTTATTTCTAAATGGCGCTCACCAATATTCCTGCAGAAGATATCCAAACGTTATTGAACTCGTTGTAAGAAGATTTTATTTTTTAAAACCTATTTTCAAAAAAATAATATATAAAGGAGAATATAGAGAAAAAGATTTATCTAAGCCTTTTTTTGCTCAATATTTAACAGGATGTTTTCAATTATATAAAACGAATGATTTTGTGAAACTAAACGGTTTTGATGAACGCTATTTTTTATACATGGAAGATGTAGACATTTGTAAAAAGATTGATGATTTGGGAAAGAAAAAATTATATTTTCCGAAAGTAGAAATAGTTCATATTTTAAAGCAGGGTTCTTTAAGAAATGCGAATCTATTTTTGAAACACCTCTCATCAGCAATTAAATATTTTTTAAAGTGGGGATTTTAGTTTCCTAATTATTTTAAAATATATTTGCATACACAATAATATAACGAACATGAACGTACTTATTTTAGGATCTGGAGGAAGAGAACATGCATTTGCCTTAAAATTATCTGAAAGCAAAAAAATTAATCAACTTTTTGTTGCTCCTGGAAATGCAGGGACAGCTAAAATTGCGGTAAACATTCATCTAAGTCTCACTGATTTTGAAGCAATAAAACAAACTGTTTTAAAGAATGATATCAAAATGGTTGTGGTAGGTCCAGAAGTTCCTTTGGTAGAAGGGGTTCATGATTTCTTTTTAGCGGATGCTGCCTTAAAAAATATTCCTGTAATTGGTCCTAAAAAAGACGGCGCTTTATTAGAAGGAAGTAAAGATTTTTCGAAGCAGTTTATGCAAAAACACGGAGTACCTACCGCAAGATATAAGTCTTTTACAAGTAATAATTTAGAAGAAGGGTATACGTTTTTAGAAACTTTAGAACCTCCATTTGTGTTAAAAGCAGACGGATTAGCAGCAGGAAAAGGAGTGTTAATTTTAAACTCTTTAGATGCGGCTAAACAAGAATTAAAAGAAATGGTGTCTCATCAAAAATTCGGAGATGCATCATCTACGGTGGTTATTGAAGAGTTTTTAAAAGGAATTGAATTATCTGTCTTTGTGTTGACGGATGGTAAAAGCTATAAAATTCTTCCGTCTGCAAAAGATTATAAAAGAATTGGCGAAGGTGATACGGGTTTAAATACTGGTGGTATGGGAGCAATCTCTCCTGTTCCATTTGCAGACATAGCATTTTTAAATAAGGTAGAAGAATTGGTGGTAAAACCCACAATCATAGGTTTACAAGAAGAGAACATAGATTATAGAGGGTTTATTTTTATTGGTTTAATGATGAACGACAATGGTAATCCTTCTGTGGTTGAATATAATGTTAGAATGGGAGATCCTGAAACTGAAGTTGTGTTGCCGAGAATTGAATCAGATTTATTTGAGTTGTTTGAAGGTGTGGCAAACCAAACATTGCACGAAAAGTCTTTTTCTGTAATAGATAAAACTGCCACTACAGTGATGTTGGTTTCTGGTGGATATCCTGAAGCGTATCAAAAAAATAAAGAAATTAGTGGTTTTGAAACGATAGAGGAATCTATTGTGTATCATGCAGGAACTACTCTTAAAGACGATAAAACACTTACAAGCGGAGGTAGAGTAATGGCGATAACTTCTTTAGGAAGTTCGATTGAAGAAGCTTTAGAAAAGAGTTATAGAAGCATCGATAAAATTCATTTTGACGGAATGAATTACAGAAAAGATATTGGTTTCGATGTACGCTAATTTGTAAAATTAAAGGGCTTTATCAATGGTAAATGAAAATTCAGAACCTTCACCATAGGTGCTTTTTAGTAAAATGGTATTACCATGAGCTTCTACAATGTGTTTTACAATAGACAATCCTAAACCAGAGCCGCCTTGTTCTCGTGATCTGCTTTGGTCTACTCTATAAAATCGTTCAAATAAGCGTGGTAAATGTTCTTTTTTAATACCCTCACCATTATCAATAACTTTAAGAATAAACTTTTTATCATTATAACTTTCTACGCCTACAAAGGTAGTTCCATTAGGTTTGCCGTATTTAATGGAGTTTACGACTAAATTGATAAGAACTTGTTCTATTTTTTCAATATCGCCTTTTACAAAAACAGGAAATTCATAAATTTTATCAAATTTTAATGAAATATTTCTTTTTTTTGCTTTCATTTCAAATAAGTCGAATACATTTTGAATTAATTCTAACAAATTAAAAACTTCAATATTTAGTTTGGTGCCTTCGTTTTCTAATTTAGCAATCATATCTAAATCTTTAATTACAGCAACCAATCTTTCAACACCTTTATTAGCTCTATCCAAATACTTCATTCGTATTTGTTTGTCATTAATGGCGCCTTCTATTAGAGTTAAAATATATCCTTGAACTGTGAATAGCGGTGTTTTAAGTTCGTGTGCCACATTGCCTAAAAAATCGCGTCTAAAAGAATCTCGTTCGGTTAAATTTTTAATTTCTAAACGTTGGCCTTCCACAAATTTTTGCATGCTTTTGGATAGTTTATCAATGTCTGTGGTGGCAGAATCTCTTGTTAAATCATTAATATTTAAAATAGAAACTTCTTTATACAGTTTTTTTAATCTTCTGTAAATAAAGTGTTCAGCTCTATATTGGATAATTAAGAATGATATTATAAATAAAGCAAGTATAGAAATTAGGATGGTAAAAATACCAAGATGTTTACTAATAATAAAATAAGATATCGAAGCAATACAAACAGAAAGTAGTGTTAAATATACTGCTGACCAAAGAGCGTAAGAATATGTTTTTTTTAGTCTCAAATTATAAGAATCAATAACTTTTTAAATGAAAATATTTTATTTGTCTAATAAAACAAATTTATAGCCAACACCTTTTACTGTCTTAAAATGGTCATCACCAATTTTTTCTCGTAATTTTCTAATGTGCACATCAATAGTTCGTCCTCCAACAACAACTTCATTTCCCCAAACGGTATCTAAAATAACTTCCCTTTTAAATACTTTACCAATTTTAGAGGTTAAAAGAGAAAATAGTTCGAATTCTTTTCTCGGAAGTGCAATTTTTTTTCCAGCTTTATAAACAACATATTCATCTCTATCAATAACGATATCGCCAATTTTAAGGGTTTCTTCACTTTCTTTTTCAGTTTTTAATCTCCTCAATAAAGATTTTATTTTGCTTACTAAAACTTTCGGCTTTATAGGTTTGGTAATGTAGTCGTCAGCGCCAGCCTCAAAACCAGCAACTTGCGAATAATCTTCTCCCCTAGCTGTTAAAAAAGCGATAATTACATTTTCTAAAGATTTTGTTTTTCTTATTTTTTCACAAGCTTCTATACCATCCATTTCTGGCATCATAATATCTAATAATATTAAATGAGGTAAATTCTTTTTGGCAGACTTAATAGCTTCATGGCCATTTTCTGCTTTAAAAACTTGATACCCTTCATTTTTCAAATTATAACCAACAATTTCTAAAATATCAGGTTCATCATCAACCAATAAAATTTTAATATCACTTTTTTTCATGGAATTACATTATAAGTTATAGTCAAAAATAGGGATTTAAACCTGAATAGCTAAAGTTACCGTGAAATGATTTATTAAGTTAACAATTGTTTAATCATTAATCAACAAATCACTAAAATTTTAACCTTAAAAAAACTAATTTTCAATTAATTAGCCGAAATTGGTAAATTAATTATTACTTAACCTTTAAAGTGGTTTATTTTTATAGCTTTGTTCTTATTAATTTCAAATTTAAATATATATCACATGAAAAAAAATTACATTTTTACTTTAATTTTAGCATTATTAACGTCTTTGACTTATAGTCAAATTGTTATTAACGAGGTAGATGCAGATCAGACAGGGACAGATACTGAGGAGTTTATTGAGCTGTTATGGACACCTAATACATCTTTGGATGGTTACGTTGTCGTTTTGTTTAATGGAAGTGATGACCAAAGTTATGCTGCCTATGATTTAGATGGCAGGACTACAGATGCAAACGGTTTATTTGTTTTAGCAACCACTGCTATCGCTTCAGGAACTGATATCGATATGGGAGCAGATAATAAGGTTCAAAATGGGGCAGATGCAGTGGCAGTTTATCAAGGAGATGAAGCAGACTTTCCAGTAGATACGCCTATTTCCACAACAAATCTAATTGATGTATTGGTGTATGGGACCAGTGATAATGATGATTCAGGTCTGTTAGATGGTTTTGGTGTTACTATTCAGTATGATGAAAATATTAATGGAAATAAAGATACAGAATCTATTCAAAGAAAAAGTGACGGAACTTATGAAGTTAAACCACCAAGTAGGAGAGTTCTTTCTGTAAAAGATAATACTATTCAAGGTTTTGCAACCTACCCAAATCCTGTTACAAACAATGTGTTTACAGTTAAAAGTAAAAGCTCGGACACAAAAGAGATTTCAATTTTTAATGTATTAGGAAAAAAAGTGCTTTCTAAAAGCCTTTCTGGTGTTCAATCTGATGTAGATGTTTCTTCGATTTCTGCTGGTTTGTATATCTTAAAAGTAAAGGAAGGAACAAAAATGGCGACTTCTAAATTAGTCATCAAATAATATTTTATCTTCTTTGTAACTTAAAAGCTCCAAATTAATTTTTGGGGCTTTTTAATTTTCAGTATATTTATATAGAAAAGAAAATTTAAACGCTATGAATCTTACCTATGCATTAAATAACATCTTGTTTTTAGATATTGAAACTGTTCCTGAAGCAGAAAGTTGGAACTTACTTTCAAAAGAAACTCAAGCACTTTTTGAGAAGAAAACAGAATATCAACGAAAAGATGAGTTCACAGCCGAAGCGTTTTATGACAGAGCTGGTATTTGGGCAGAGTTCGGGAAAATAATCTGTATTTCTGTAGGTTATTTTGTAAACGCAGAGGTGAATAAACAGTTAAGAATTACTTCTTTTTTTGGTGATGATGAGCACCAACTTTTAAGCGATTTTAAAGTAATACTGGACAAACATTTTTCAAAGAAAAGTAATGTTTTATGCGCGCATAATGGCAAAGAATTCGATTTCCCTTTTATAGCAAGAAGAATGATTATTCATGGAATAGAATTACCAGAAAAACTAAATTTATTCGGAAAGAAACCATGGGAAGTTCCTCATTTAGATACATTGGAATTATGGAAATTTGGAGATTATAAGCATTATACATCTTTAAAATTACTCACATCAATTTTAGGAATTCCGTCTCCAAAAGATGATATAGATGGCAGTGAGGTTGCGCACGTGTACTATCAAGAAAAAAACTTACAAAGAATTGTTACCTATTGCGAAAAAGATACCATTGCAGTAGCGCAAATTTTATTACGTTTTAATAACGAAGATTTAATTGAAGGTAAAGATATTGTTAGTGTGTAAAGAATATGAGACCTCACAGGTTTTTTAAACCTTTGAGGTCCTTTAATGTTAAATTTCCTTAAGTTTAGTTCTAATCTTCTAATTTCATAGAAAGTTCTAACCATCGTTCTTCCTTTTCTTCTAATTGATCCGCAATTTTCGCTAATTCTTTCGATTTTTTAGGAATATCATCCGTAGGAATTTCTACATTTAAAAACTGATTTTCGATCTTTAATTTTCTTTTTTGGAGTCTTTCAATTTCGATTTCTAGAGAACCAAATTCTCTTTTTTCGTCAAAGCTTAACGTATTTTTTGATTTCTTTTTTTCAACCTTTTTCTCGATTTTTGTTTCTATCGGTTTTGTCTCGGTCTCTGTCTCTTTTTCTGATGAATTTTCGTAAGCTCTAAAATCTGAATAATTTCCTGGAAAATTTTCAACAACACCTTCTCCTCTAAAAACAAAAAGGGCATCAACAATTTTATCCATAAAATATCTATCGTGAGATACTACCAGGAGGTTTCCGGGATAATCTAACAAGAAACTTTCTAACACATTTAGGGTTACTACATCTAAATCATTGGTAGGTTCATCTAAAATTAAAAAGTTAGGGTTTTGTATTAAAACAGCACATAAATACAAACGTTTTTGTTCTCCACCAGAGAGTTTATCAACAAAATCGTATTGTTTCTTTTTATCAAACAAAAAACGTTCTAATAATTGAGAAGCAGAAATTTTTCTTCCTTTGGTAAGCGGAATAAATTCTCCAAATTCTTTGACCACTTCAATTACTTTTTGACCTTCTTTAATATGGATGCCGGCTTGTGTATAATAGCCAAATTTTATGGTTTCTCCTATAATAACTTTACCACCATCTACAGGAGCTTTTTCGGTAATAATATTTAAAAAAGAAGATTTTCCTGTTCCGTTTTTACCAATAATACCAATACGTTCTCCTCGTTTAAATATATAATCAAATCGGTCTAAAATAACCTTATCGCCAAAAGATTTTTGCAATTTATGGAGCTCTAAAATTTTGCTACCTAAACGTTCCATATTAATTTCTAACTGAATTGTATGGTCTTTTCTCCGCTGATGTGCCTTATCTTTAATTTGATGAAAATCATCAATTCGAGATTTCGATTTTGTAGTTCTTGCTTTTGGTTGCTTGCGCATCCATTCTAATTCTTTTTTAAATAAACTTTTAGCTTTGCCTAAATTTGTAGCTTCTAAAGCTAACCGTTCTTCTTTATTTTGAAGATAGTAAGAGTAATTTCCTTTGTATTTGTAGATGTTACCTTCATCTAATTCTAGAATTTCATCGCAGACGCGCTCTAAAAAATAACGGTCATGTGTTACCATAAAAAGTGTAATCTTTTCTTTTGCAAAAAAAGCTTCTAACCATTCTATCATTTCTAAATCTAAATGATTCGTGGGTTCATCTAGTATTAATAAATCAGGTTTATTTATTAAAACAATGGCTAAAGAAAGGCGTTTTTTTTGTCCGCCAGAAAGAGATCCTACTTTTAAAGTTAAATCTTCTAATTTTAATTTTGATAAAATTTGTCTGTATTGAGTTTCAAAATCCCAAGCATTATGTTGATCCATTAAATCAAATGCCGCTTGGTAAGCATCTGCATTGTCAAGATTTTTTAGGGCTTTTTCGTATTGATTTACAATAGACAGAATTTTATTATCGGTTGCAAAAATGGTTTCTTCAATTGTTAAATCAGGATTTATATCATCTTTTTGAGCCAAATAGGCAATGCTAATTCCTTTTCTACTCACTACTTGACCAGAATCTGGCACATCTAAACCAGCAATAATATTTAGAATAGAAGTTTTTCCACTTCCGTTTTTGGCAACAAAAGCCACCTTTTGATCTTTATTAATTCCAAAGGAGATGTCTTCAAAAAGTACTCGCTCTCCGTAAGATTTAGAAATATTTTCTACAGATAAATAATTCACACGTTTTATTTTTTGCAAAGAAACAAAAAACCTAAGCGTTAATTTAGATTTTTACATCATTTATAGGTTGATAATTAATTAGAGTTGAATATTTTACAAGTACCAATTTACAGTCTAAAGATAGTGCGAGCAAGAAGCGTCTACGATCTTTATAAACAGTAAGCATTGTATGTTCTTCTATGTGGCAAGATATATAATTTTAAACCTACTTTGAATCCTTTCCATTTTACCGAAAACAATTTTTAGAATATCTTAATTAATTGCTATCTTGCAAATTAAATTTATAGATTTTTATGAAAATTATTGTCCCTATGGCCGGTATAGGCTCTCGTTTAAGACCTCATACACTTACAGTTCCTAAACCCTTAACAATTATTGCCGGCAAACCAATAGTACAACGTTTGGTAGAAGATATTGCTTCTGTGATTGATGAAAAAATAGAAGAAATAGCTTTTGTAATAGGTACTACTGCTAAAGGTTTTCCGGCGGATACAAGAGAGCAATTATTACATATTGCTGATAAACTTGGCGCTAAAGGTTCTGTATATATACAGCATGAAGCTTTAGGAACTGCACATGCAATTTATTGTGCAAAAGAGTCATTAAGTGGTCCTTGTGTAGTGGCATATGCCGATACTTTATTTAAAGCAGATTTTACGTTAGATGTACATTCAGATGGCGCTATTTGGGTAAAAGAAGTTGAAAACCCAAGTGCTTTTGGAGTCGTGAAATTAGAAAACGGAATTATTACAGATTTTATAGAAAAGCCTAAGGAATTTGTTTCTGATTTAGCCATTATAGGTATTTATTATTTTAGAAGTGGCGAAAAAGTATTGGAAGAAATTCAGTATTTAATCGACAATGATTTAAAAGAAAATGGGGAGTATCAATTAACCAATGTATTGGAATCTTTAAAACAACAAGGTGCAAAATTTGTTCCTGGTAAAGTTAGTGAATGGCTAGATTGTGGTAAGAAAGACCCAACCGTAGACACCAACAAACAAACATTAGTATTTGAACAGGATGCTGGTAACGATTTAGTTTCTAGCGATGTAGTTTTAGAAAATTCAGAAATTATTCAGCCTTGTTACATCGGTAAAAATGTTGTTTTAAAAGATAGTAAAATAGGACCGTATGTATCGATTGGAGAAAATAGTACAGTAACAAAATCGATAATTACCAACTCTTTAATTCAGACGAATGTTACCATAAATAATGCTCATTTAGATAAAGCTATGATTGGTAATTATGCCAAGTATAACGGTCAATACACCTCTGTAAGTATTGGTGACTATACAGAATTAACCTAATGAATTTTAAGAGTACGCATCGTAAAATTAGAA is a window of Polaribacter litorisediminis DNA encoding:
- a CDS encoding sensor histidine kinase, whose protein sequence is MRLKKTYSYALWSAVYLTLLSVCIASISYFIISKHLGIFTILISILALFIISFLIIQYRAEHFIYRRLKKLYKEVSILNINDLTRDSATTDIDKLSKSMQKFVEGQRLEIKNLTERDSFRRDFLGNVAHELKTPLFTVQGYILTLIEGAINDKQIRMKYLDRANKGVERLVAVIKDLDMIAKLENEGTKLNIEVFNLLELIQNVFDLFEMKAKKRNISLKFDKIYEFPVFVKGDIEKIEQVLINLVVNSIKYGKPNGTTFVGVESYNDKKFILKVIDNGEGIKKEHLPRLFERFYRVDQSRSREQGGSGLGLSIVKHIVEAHGNTILLKSTYGEGSEFSFTIDKAL
- a CDS encoding ABC-F family ATP-binding cassette domain-containing protein, which translates into the protein MNYLSVENISKSYGERVLFEDISFGINKDQKVAFVAKNGSGKTSILNIIAGLDVPDSGQVVSRKGISIAYLAQKDDINPDLTIEETIFATDNKILSIVNQYEKALKNLDNADAYQAAFDLMDQHNAWDFETQYRQILSKLKLEDLTLKVGSLSGGQKKRLSLAIVLINKPDLLILDEPTNHLDLEMIEWLEAFFAKEKITLFMVTHDRYFLERVCDEILELDEGNIYKYKGNYSYYLQNKEERLALEATNLGKAKSLFKKELEWMRKQPKARTTKSKSRIDDFHQIKDKAHQRRKDHTIQLEINMERLGSKILELHKLQKSFGDKVILDRFDYIFKRGERIGIIGKNGTGKSSFLNIITEKAPVDGGKVIIGETIKFGYYTQAGIHIKEGQKVIEVVKEFGEFIPLTKGRKISASQLLERFLFDKKKQYDFVDKLSGGEQKRLYLCAVLIQNPNFLILDEPTNDLDVVTLNVLESFLLDYPGNLLVVSHDRYFMDKIVDALFVFRGEGVVENFPGNYSDFRAYENSSEKETETETKPIETKIEKKVEKKKSKNTLSFDEKREFGSLEIEIERLQKRKLKIENQFLNVEIPTDDIPKKSKELAKIADQLEEKEERWLELSMKLED
- a CDS encoding sugar phosphate nucleotidyltransferase, yielding MKIIVPMAGIGSRLRPHTLTVPKPLTIIAGKPIVQRLVEDIASVIDEKIEEIAFVIGTTAKGFPADTREQLLHIADKLGAKGSVYIQHEALGTAHAIYCAKESLSGPCVVAYADTLFKADFTLDVHSDGAIWVKEVENPSAFGVVKLENGIITDFIEKPKEFVSDLAIIGIYYFRSGEKVLEEIQYLIDNDLKENGEYQLTNVLESLKQQGAKFVPGKVSEWLDCGKKDPTVDTNKQTLVFEQDAGNDLVSSDVVLENSEIIQPCYIGKNVVLKDSKIGPYVSIGENSTVTKSIITNSLIQTNVTINNAHLDKAMIGNYAKYNGQYTSVSIGDYTELT
- a CDS encoding 3'-5' exonuclease, translated to MNLTYALNNILFLDIETVPEAESWNLLSKETQALFEKKTEYQRKDEFTAEAFYDRAGIWAEFGKIICISVGYFVNAEVNKQLRITSFFGDDEHQLLSDFKVILDKHFSKKSNVLCAHNGKEFDFPFIARRMIIHGIELPEKLNLFGKKPWEVPHLDTLELWKFGDYKHYTSLKLLTSILGIPSPKDDIDGSEVAHVYYQEKNLQRIVTYCEKDTIAVAQILLRFNNEDLIEGKDIVSV
- a CDS encoding glycosyltransferase, with the protein product MKHNLILTGAIVLFKESLPDLHNTIDCFLNIPFEKKLYLIDNTPTKFFEFVFNDDRIEYIGNEQNIGFGPAHNKIIAELKNNSGFHLVLNPDVSFKPDVIPNLILELEKDKNIAMIAPKVLFLNGAHQYSCRRYPNVIELVVRRFYFLKPIFKKIIYKGEYREKDLSKPFFAQYLTGCFQLYKTNDFVKLNGFDERYFLYMEDVDICKKIDDLGKKKLYFPKVEIVHILKQGSLRNANLFLKHLSSAIKYFLKWGF
- the purD gene encoding phosphoribosylamine--glycine ligase, with protein sequence MNVLILGSGGREHAFALKLSESKKINQLFVAPGNAGTAKIAVNIHLSLTDFEAIKQTVLKNDIKMVVVGPEVPLVEGVHDFFLADAALKNIPVIGPKKDGALLEGSKDFSKQFMQKHGVPTARYKSFTSNNLEEGYTFLETLEPPFVLKADGLAAGKGVLILNSLDAAKQELKEMVSHQKFGDASSTVVIEEFLKGIELSVFVLTDGKSYKILPSAKDYKRIGEGDTGLNTGGMGAISPVPFADIAFLNKVEELVVKPTIIGLQEENIDYRGFIFIGLMMNDNGNPSVVEYNVRMGDPETEVVLPRIESDLFELFEGVANQTLHEKSFSVIDKTATTVMLVSGGYPEAYQKNKEISGFETIEESIVYHAGTTLKDDKTLTSGGRVMAITSLGSSIEEALEKSYRSIDKIHFDGMNYRKDIGFDVR
- a CDS encoding T9SS type A sorting domain-containing protein, whose protein sequence is MKKNYIFTLILALLTSLTYSQIVINEVDADQTGTDTEEFIELLWTPNTSLDGYVVVLFNGSDDQSYAAYDLDGRTTDANGLFVLATTAIASGTDIDMGADNKVQNGADAVAVYQGDEADFPVDTPISTTNLIDVLVYGTSDNDDSGLLDGFGVTIQYDENINGNKDTESIQRKSDGTYEVKPPSRRVLSVKDNTIQGFATYPNPVTNNVFTVKSKSSDTKEISIFNVLGKKVLSKSLSGVQSDVDVSSISAGLYILKVKEGTKMATSKLVIK
- a CDS encoding exopolysaccharide biosynthesis polyprenyl glycosylphosphotransferase, yielding MRQKNSIFIRPFIIFIDLLLINSVVYIISDREYLNFSFLSYILSFWLFISYYTKFYNVYRYTHVSRLVSLLLSQFFIFSLAYLSYFSIFKEGKIVDNQLFVLFLILGSVTFFKFFIFYLLKKYRSKGNNFRNVVLFGELSSAKKLDTLFHNKNDLGYRFYGFFSDKIYNSNNYLGYSKDGFKYIEDHKIDEIYCDLSQVNPNQLIKIRKFVEEKKLELRFLPENKAIYSKNYILEYFGTTPILKPKPLPFEKIETHILKRILDIFLSVIVSVFILTWLFPILFIIIKIDSKGPLFFKQKRDGLNGKQFYCYKLRSMKVNKEADVLSASKNDLRITRIGTFLRKSSLDELPQFFNVLIGNMSVVGPRPHINIQTKKYINEVENYLVRNSVKPGITGLAQISGYRGEVIKKSDIENRVKLDIFYIENWSFFLDIKIISQTFISLFKQEDKAY
- a CDS encoding O-antigen ligase family protein, with the protein product MEVISRTFMNVLQQIKYYNVSEIFLILVLATLPLGGHALNSNAVILFFLASLINYIVNKPTFKFNRISILLISFYAVCLFSLFWTENLENTKIGLVRFLSYLALPIAFLLNSNKPFNQEKIIGIFSKLLVFYSVYCLFIAAIKCIQNDDISYLFYHKLSNNLGDLNAIYLSVFVSLGINFFLRKKEKSKVEISYLVFLGLFLILLSSKLIISITFIVTLLYFFKRKKYKKVKWKDIFFISGIIILFLFASSNLSKRIKVEFEKTKINEVIDTKDFGHVYLWTGAALRLFQTKAFIEILKEQKKIFFGFGLNNSQKSLNDKYKEYNLYPGFMNYNYHNQYLQVFAELGVVGFSILLMLLFSVLKDAIILKNYFLLSFIILILVVCITESFLWRQRGMVFFIIISLLFSNRKKFSL
- a CDS encoding response regulator transcription factor, encoding MKKSDIKILLVDDEPDILEIVGYNLKNEGYQVFKAENGHEAIKSAKKNLPHLILLDIMMPEMDGIEACEKIRKTKSLENVIIAFLTARGEDYSQVAGFEAGADDYITKPIKPKVLVSKIKSLLRRLKTEKESEETLKIGDIVIDRDEYVVYKAGKKIALPRKEFELFSLLTSKIGKVFKREVILDTVWGNEVVVGGRTIDVHIRKLREKIGDDHFKTVKGVGYKFVLLDK